ACCTCGCGCTCAGCGACACGGTGATGGGCCTGCTCACGGGCACGGCGTTCGCGGTGTTCTACGCGACGCTGGGGCTGCCCATCGCGCGGCTCGCCGACAAGTGGGTGCGCCGCTCGATCATCGCGCTCGGCCTCGCGCTCTGGAGCGCGATGACGGTGCTCACCGGCGCGGTGCAGAACCTCTGGCAGATCAGCGCCGCGCGCATCGGCGTGGGCGTCGGTGAAGCCGCGCTCTCGCCGCCGGCGCACTCGCTGATCAGCGACTACTTCCCGCTCGAAAAGCGCGCGACCGCGCTCGGCATCTACGCGGTCGGCATCCACGTCGGCACGTTGTTCGGCTTCAAGGGCGGCGGCGTCCTCGACGACATGTTCGGCTGGCGCTGGGCGTTCGTGATCGTGGGCGTGCCGGGGTTGTTATTGGCGCTGCTCGTGTGGCTCACGGTGAAGGAGCCGCGCCGCGGCCGCACCGATCCGGCGCACGCGAACCCGGCGCCTGCGCCGCCCGTCGCCGAGGTGCTCGCGTACCTGATGCAGCGCGCCTCGTTCGTGTGGCTCGCGATCGCGATGGGGTTCACGGCGTTCGCCGGCTACGCGTTCTCGGTGTGGGCGCCGACGTTCCTGAAGCGCGTGCACGGCATGACGTCGAGCGAAGCGGGCGATCTCGGCTGGCCGATCGGCATCGGCGGCGCGCTCGGCTCGATCCTCGCGGGCTACGTCGCGGATCGCCTCGGCCGCCGCGATCCGCGCTGGTGGGTGTGGGTGCCGGCGCTCGCGGGCGTCGGGCCGCTGCCGTTCACGCTCGCGTTCATGCTGCACGGCGATCCCACGTTCGCGCTGTGGATCGCGACGCCCGGCATGGCGATCGCGGCGTTCTATCAGGGCCCGAGCTTCGCGACGGTGCAGAACCTCGCGCGCCCCGAAATGCGCTCGGTCGCGAGCGGCCTGATGCTCTTCATCACCACGA
The genomic region above belongs to Deltaproteobacteria bacterium and contains:
- a CDS encoding MFS transporter, translated to LALSDTVMGLLTGTAFAVFYATLGLPIARLADKWVRRSIIALGLALWSAMTVLTGAVQNLWQISAARIGVGVGEAALSPPAHSLISDYFPLEKRATALGIYAVGIHVGTLFGFKGGGVLDDMFGWRWAFVIVGVPGLLLALLVWLTVKEPRRGRTDPAHANPAPAPPVAEVLAYLMQRASFVWLAIAMGFTAFAGYAFSVWAPTFLKRVHGMTSSEAGDLGWPIGIGGALGSILAGYVADRLGRRDPRWWVWVPALAGVGPLPFTLAFMLHGDPTFALWIATPGMAIAAFYQGPSFATVQNLARPEMRSVASGLMLFITTMIGYALGPRTIGLLNDHVFAHHGDFAVRYSLALVLSVAGLAGTLSYVVAGRYLRADLHRAAA